One genomic region from Ornithinimicrobium flavum encodes:
- a CDS encoding phosphotransferase — MFGVRLSWKDLPEPVHVFVAEALGSPVVSARSQPAGFSPGSADRVVTGTGRRAFVKAVSTAQNPDTPALHRREAVVLTDLADVAAVPHLLAVHDDGEWVALVVEDVEGRHPRLPWTRDDLVRTLDTLSDLATVRAPASWPALEQELEGEFSCWRRIADDPPPGLDPWVAGRLRELDDLARRTLPRLAGEAVTHTDLRADNLLVDAHGGVRVVDWPWASRGAPWFDAASLLVNVRWSGELDVRPHLSRLAELGAGETDVVGVLAGLGGFLLDASRRPTKAGLPTLRAFQASQAEATVRLLRELQG, encoded by the coding sequence GTGTTCGGCGTCCGCCTGTCCTGGAAGGACCTTCCCGAGCCGGTGCACGTCTTCGTCGCCGAGGCCCTGGGGTCACCGGTCGTGAGCGCCCGGTCGCAACCGGCGGGCTTCTCCCCGGGGTCGGCGGACCGGGTCGTCACGGGGACGGGGAGGCGTGCCTTCGTCAAGGCGGTCAGCACGGCCCAGAACCCGGACACCCCGGCCCTGCACCGCCGCGAGGCCGTCGTGCTGACGGACCTGGCCGACGTGGCGGCCGTGCCACACCTGCTGGCGGTCCATGACGACGGGGAGTGGGTGGCGCTGGTGGTCGAGGACGTCGAGGGGCGTCACCCCCGGCTGCCATGGACCCGGGACGACCTGGTCCGCACCCTCGACACCCTCTCGGACCTGGCGACCGTGAGGGCCCCGGCGTCGTGGCCTGCGCTGGAGCAGGAGCTGGAGGGTGAGTTCTCGTGCTGGCGACGGATCGCCGACGACCCGCCGCCGGGGCTGGACCCCTGGGTGGCCGGGCGGCTGCGCGAGCTGGACGACCTGGCCCGCCGCACCCTCCCCCGGCTGGCGGGCGAGGCGGTGACGCACACGGACCTGCGCGCCGACAACCTGCTGGTCGACGCGCACGGAGGCGTGCGCGTCGTGGACTGGCCGTGGGCGAGCCGTGGCGCCCCCTGGTTCGACGCCGCGAGTCTGCTGGTGAACGTGCGCTGGTCGGGCGAGCTCGACGTCCGTCCCCACCTGTCACGACTGGCCGAGCTCGGAGCAGGGGAGACCGACGTGGTCGGGGTCCTGGCCGGCCTGGGCGGCTTTCTCCTGGACGCGTCGCGTCGACCCACCAAGGCCGGTCTGCCCACCCTTCGGGCGTTCCAGGCGTCCCAGGCCGAGGCGACCGTACGGTTGCTGCGCGAACTGCAGGGGTAG
- a CDS encoding SDR family NAD(P)-dependent oxidoreductase — MSRVALVTGASRGIGDHVVRALLGAGWVVVGLSRSGRVAEGAEGLSCDVTDAEAVGTAVNHVVGTHGRIDLLVNNAGLIETEQPLWDADVDEWWQVMVTNVRGPFLLTRAVVPHMIEAGGGRVINLNSGSGTRESDVLTAYHASKSALARLTGGVALAGAPHGVRAFDLAPGVVESDMTHSMELHRGRTEWTDPKDVTALVLALADGELDGFSGRFLRAGTDDLEELRRRSREGLGDGARMLRLRPWGDDDPVA; from the coding sequence ATGAGCCGGGTCGCCCTGGTGACCGGGGCCTCGCGCGGGATCGGCGACCACGTCGTCCGCGCCCTGCTGGGCGCAGGCTGGGTCGTCGTCGGGCTGTCCCGTTCGGGCCGGGTGGCTGAGGGTGCCGAGGGCCTGAGCTGCGACGTCACCGACGCCGAGGCGGTCGGGACGGCGGTCAACCACGTCGTCGGGACCCACGGACGGATCGACCTGCTGGTCAACAACGCCGGGCTCATCGAGACCGAGCAGCCGCTGTGGGACGCCGACGTGGACGAGTGGTGGCAGGTGATGGTCACCAACGTCCGGGGGCCCTTCCTGCTCACCCGCGCGGTGGTCCCCCACATGATCGAGGCCGGGGGCGGCCGGGTCATCAACCTCAACTCGGGGTCCGGCACGCGGGAGAGCGACGTGCTGACCGCATACCACGCCTCCAAGTCGGCCCTGGCCCGCCTCACCGGCGGGGTGGCTCTGGCCGGTGCCCCGCACGGCGTGCGCGCCTTCGACCTGGCCCCCGGGGTGGTCGAGTCCGACATGACGCACTCGATGGAGCTGCACCGCGGCCGCACCGAGTGGACCGACCCGAAGGACGTCACCGCGCTCGTGCTGGCTCTCGCCGACGGGGAGCTGGACGGCTTCAGCGGCCGCTTCCTGCGGGCCGGCACCGACGACCTGGAAGAGTTGCGCCGCCGTTCCCGGGAGGGGCTCGGCGACGGGGCCCGGATGCTGCGGCTGCGCCCCTGGGGCGACGACGACCCGGTCGCCTGA
- the pheS gene encoding phenylalanine--tRNA ligase subunit alpha has product MSGPNSNYDPVEVAALAPEAIEAAVSDALSAIAAASTLEELKVARLAHQGERSALALANREIGALPPSAKAEAGRRVGQARGRVGGALTARQAELEAERDERILVEEALDLTALPARRPLGRRHVLTVTAERMADVMVGLGWEIAEGPAVEAEWFNFDALNFDKDHPARQMQDTFFVDPGDAGLVLRTHTSPVQARSLLERGVPLYVAVPGKTFRTDELDATHTPVFHQLEGLAVDEGLTMAHLKGTLDRLAEAMFGEGIVSRLRPAYFPFTEPSAEMDFQCFVCRGDDQGCRTCGGTGWIEWGGCGMVHHNVLRACGVDPERYQGFAFGMGVERTAMFRHGITDMREMIEGDVRFNAQFGMEI; this is encoded by the coding sequence GTGTCCGGACCCAACAGCAACTACGACCCGGTCGAGGTCGCTGCCCTCGCGCCCGAGGCTATCGAGGCCGCCGTCAGCGACGCCCTGAGCGCGATCGCGGCCGCCAGCACGCTCGAGGAGCTCAAGGTTGCGCGGCTGGCGCACCAGGGGGAGAGGTCCGCCCTGGCCCTGGCGAACCGCGAGATCGGCGCCCTCCCGCCCAGCGCCAAGGCCGAGGCGGGCCGACGCGTCGGCCAGGCCCGGGGTCGGGTCGGCGGGGCGTTGACCGCCCGCCAGGCCGAGCTCGAGGCCGAGCGGGACGAGCGGATCCTGGTGGAGGAGGCGCTGGATCTCACGGCGCTCCCGGCGCGCCGTCCCCTCGGTCGCCGGCACGTCCTCACCGTCACCGCCGAGCGGATGGCCGACGTCATGGTCGGTCTGGGGTGGGAGATCGCCGAGGGTCCCGCCGTCGAGGCCGAGTGGTTCAACTTCGACGCGCTGAACTTCGACAAGGACCACCCCGCGCGCCAGATGCAGGACACCTTCTTCGTCGACCCCGGGGACGCCGGTCTCGTGCTGCGCACGCACACCTCTCCGGTCCAGGCCCGCTCCCTGCTCGAGCGCGGCGTGCCGCTCTACGTCGCGGTGCCGGGCAAGACCTTCCGGACCGACGAGCTGGACGCCACGCACACGCCGGTGTTCCACCAGCTGGAGGGTCTGGCGGTCGACGAGGGGCTGACGATGGCACACCTCAAGGGCACCCTGGACCGGCTCGCCGAGGCGATGTTCGGCGAGGGGATCGTCAGCCGGCTGCGCCCGGCCTACTTCCCCTTCACCGAGCCGAGCGCGGAGATGGACTTCCAGTGCTTCGTCTGCCGCGGGGACGACCAGGGGTGCCGGACGTGCGGTGGCACCGGCTGGATCGAGTGGGGCGGGTGCGGCATGGTCCACCACAACGTCCTGCGCGCCTGTGGCGTCGACCCCGAGCGCTACCAGGGCTTCGCCTTCGGGATGGGCGTGGAGCGCACCGCGATGTTCCGCCACGGCATCACCGACATGCGGGAGATGATCGAGGGAGACGTGCGCTTCAACGCGCAGTTCGGGATGGAGATCTGA
- a CDS encoding DUF368 domain-containing protein, giving the protein MPSPLTPVIHAARGAAIGLSEVVPGISGGTVALIVGVYERLITSAGHLVGAARLVLTDRAAARAELAQVRWDVVVPVLLGMVPAVLVGARVLGPLVEDHPVPTLALFLGMSIAAITVPAGMVGPAWTWPRAGLAAAVAAGTFLLVGLPPQELPVSLPLVFLAAAVAVCALALPGLSGSFLLLTLGLYTPTITALNERQWAYLLVFGAGLVLGLALFVRVLEHLLEHHHVTTLVVVTGVMAGAVRALWPWQDEDRGLLPPGPDLALPFGLFLAGAALVLGLGWLGRRGEEYQHALEDARHVAEDEDDREPTPGR; this is encoded by the coding sequence ATGCCATCCCCCCTCACGCCCGTGATCCACGCTGCCCGGGGTGCCGCGATCGGTCTGTCCGAGGTGGTGCCCGGCATCAGCGGCGGCACCGTGGCGCTCATCGTCGGTGTCTACGAACGGCTCATCACCTCGGCGGGGCACCTCGTCGGTGCCGCCCGCCTCGTGCTGACCGACCGCGCGGCCGCACGCGCCGAGCTCGCCCAGGTGCGCTGGGACGTCGTCGTGCCCGTCCTGCTCGGGATGGTCCCGGCCGTGCTCGTCGGGGCGCGCGTCCTCGGCCCCCTCGTGGAGGACCACCCCGTGCCCACCCTCGCCCTCTTCCTCGGCATGAGCATCGCCGCGATCACGGTGCCGGCGGGGATGGTGGGACCGGCGTGGACCTGGCCGCGGGCCGGCCTGGCCGCGGCCGTCGCCGCGGGCACCTTCCTGCTGGTCGGCCTGCCGCCGCAGGAGCTGCCGGTCTCCCTGCCCCTGGTCTTCCTCGCCGCCGCGGTAGCGGTCTGCGCCCTGGCCCTGCCCGGGTTGTCCGGCTCGTTCCTGCTCCTGACCCTCGGGCTCTACACCCCCACCATCACCGCCCTCAACGAACGTCAGTGGGCCTACCTGCTCGTCTTCGGAGCCGGCCTCGTCCTCGGCCTCGCCCTCTTCGTGCGGGTGCTGGAGCACCTCCTGGAGCACCACCACGTGACGACCCTGGTCGTGGTGACCGGGGTGATGGCCGGGGCGGTCCGTGCGCTGTGGCCCTGGCAGGACGAGGACCGCGGCCTCCTGCCCCCGGGCCCGGACCTGGCGCTGCCGTTCGGTCTCTTCCTGGCCGGGGCCGCCCTGGTGCTCGGACTGGGGTGGCTGGGTCGCCGGGGCGAGGAGTACCAGCACGCCCTCGAGGACGCCCGGCACGTGGCCGAGGACGAGGACGACCGGGAGCCGACGCCCGGGCGGTGA
- a CDS encoding TrmH family RNA methyltransferase: protein MTEPSPQLSSPRSERVRQVAALGRRAARERSGTFLVEGPQAVRELLLHAAADAVALYLSEAAGARYADLVRHAQDAGVPIWSCTEAVLVAMADTGTPQGVLAVARRVDVPLEVALDALGEDGFAVVLTHVRDPGNAGTVLRGADAFGAGAVLVSAASVDLYNPKVVRSTAGSLFHLPVSLGTPVDDLLGACRARGVRLLAADGSGTTLLPDADLSGRHAWVMGNEAWGLPGEVLERCDQTVAIPIRRAESLNLAMAATVCLHASAAARSATA from the coding sequence ATGACCGAGCCCTCCCCGCAGCTGAGCAGTCCGCGCAGCGAACGGGTCCGCCAGGTCGCGGCGCTGGGGCGTCGCGCTGCCCGCGAGCGGTCGGGGACCTTCCTGGTGGAGGGGCCGCAGGCCGTGCGCGAGCTGCTGCTCCACGCGGCCGCGGACGCGGTCGCCCTCTACCTGTCCGAGGCGGCCGGCGCCCGGTATGCCGATCTGGTCCGGCACGCGCAGGACGCCGGGGTGCCGATCTGGTCGTGCACGGAGGCCGTCCTCGTGGCGATGGCCGACACCGGCACCCCCCAGGGCGTGCTGGCCGTGGCCCGCCGGGTCGACGTCCCCCTCGAGGTCGCGCTCGACGCGCTCGGGGAGGACGGGTTCGCCGTCGTGCTCACCCACGTGCGGGACCCCGGCAACGCCGGGACCGTGCTGCGCGGGGCCGACGCCTTCGGGGCCGGTGCGGTGCTGGTCAGCGCGGCGTCCGTGGACCTCTACAACCCCAAGGTCGTGCGCTCGACCGCGGGCTCCCTCTTCCACCTCCCGGTCAGCCTGGGCACCCCGGTGGACGACCTGCTCGGGGCGTGCCGGGCCCGCGGGGTCCGCCTGCTGGCGGCGGACGGGAGCGGGACCACCCTGCTGCCCGACGCCGACCTGTCCGGTCGGCACGCGTGGGTGATGGGCAACGAGGCGTGGGGTCTGCCTGGCGAGGTGCTCGAGCGCTGCGACCAGACGGTCGCCATCCCCATCCGGCGCGCCGAGTCGCTCAACCTGGCCATGGCGGCGACGGTCTGCCTGCACGCCTCGGCCGCCGCGCGCTCCGCCACGGCCTGA
- the rplT gene encoding 50S ribosomal protein L20 — MARVKRAVNAHKKRRVVLERASGYRGQRSRLYRKAKEQVTHSLVYSYNDRRKRKGDFRRLWIQRINAGARANGMTYNRFVQGLKAAGVEVDRRMLAELAVNDEAAFAALVEIARVNVPTEGETSAA; from the coding sequence GTGGCACGCGTGAAGCGGGCGGTCAACGCCCACAAGAAGCGCCGGGTCGTCCTGGAGCGCGCCAGCGGCTACCGCGGTCAGCGCAGCCGGCTCTACCGCAAGGCCAAGGAGCAGGTCACCCACTCGCTGGTCTACTCGTACAACGACCGGCGCAAGCGCAAGGGTGACTTCCGTCGCCTCTGGATCCAGCGCATCAACGCCGGCGCCCGCGCCAACGGCATGACCTACAACCGGTTCGTCCAGGGCCTCAAGGCCGCCGGTGTCGAGGTCGACCGCCGCATGCTGGCCGAGCTGGCGGTCAACGACGAGGCGGCCTTCGCCGCGCTGGTCGAGATCGCCCGCGTCAACGTCCCCACCGAGGGCGAGACCTCCGCGGCCTGA
- the rpmI gene encoding 50S ribosomal protein L35, with protein sequence MPKMKTHSGAKKRFRVTGTGKIMHQRARHVHKFQERTSQAARRLANDKTVAPADVRKVKKMLGL encoded by the coding sequence ATGCCGAAGATGAAGACCCACAGCGGTGCCAAGAAGCGCTTCCGCGTCACCGGCACCGGCAAGATCATGCACCAGCGCGCCCGCCACGTGCACAAGTTCCAGGAGCGGACCTCCCAGGCCGCCCGTCGCCTGGCCAACGACAAGACGGTGGCCCCCGCCGACGTCCGCAAGGTCAAGAAGATGCTCGGCCTGTAG
- the infC gene encoding translation initiation factor IF-3, translating into MHISEPRINDRIRVPEVRLVGPNGEQVGIVRVEDALRLAAEADLDLVEVAPQARPPVAKLMDFGKFKYEAAMKAREARKNQINTVIKEIKLRPKIDSHDYGTKKGHVERFLKAGDKVKVTIMFRGREQSRPELGFRLLQRLAEDVAELGFVESSPKQDGRNMVMVLGPTKKKTAVRQEKKRDVERAEAQAAEPQAAEPQADTATSVTDAPAPTEATDAS; encoded by the coding sequence ATGCACATCAGCGAGCCTCGCATCAACGACCGCATCCGAGTTCCCGAGGTGCGGCTGGTCGGCCCCAACGGGGAGCAGGTCGGCATCGTGCGCGTGGAGGACGCGCTGCGACTGGCGGCCGAGGCCGATCTCGACCTGGTCGAGGTCGCCCCGCAGGCGCGTCCGCCGGTCGCCAAGCTCATGGACTTCGGCAAGTTCAAGTACGAAGCCGCCATGAAGGCCCGGGAGGCCCGGAAGAACCAGATCAACACGGTCATCAAGGAGATCAAGCTCCGGCCCAAGATCGACAGCCACGACTACGGCACCAAGAAGGGCCACGTCGAGCGCTTCCTCAAGGCCGGGGACAAGGTCAAGGTCACCATCATGTTCCGTGGCCGCGAGCAGTCCCGCCCGGAGCTGGGCTTCCGTCTCCTGCAGCGCCTGGCCGAGGACGTCGCAGAGCTGGGCTTCGTCGAGAGCTCCCCCAAGCAGGACGGCCGCAACATGGTCATGGTGCTGGGCCCGACCAAGAAGAAGACCGCTGTCCGTCAGGAGAAGAAGCGCGACGTCGAGCGCGCGGAGGCGCAGGCCGCCGAGCCGCAGGCCGCCGAGCCGCAGGCCGACACCGCGACCAGCGTGACGGACGCCCCGGCACCGACCGAGGCGACGGACGCCTCCTGA